The region TGATGGTGTCTATACAGATGCCGTGCACGAGCGCCGGCGCTCTGCTAAAGAACGCGATCTGCGCGCGCTCCGGTTTGATCCCGATCCGGGTCCCGAACGGCAACAGCAGGTCATCAGTCCAGGGTCCCACCGCTAGGCAGACGAAATCCGCCTCGTGGGTCTTCCCGGATGCGTCGGTTGCGCCGACGCATCGTCCGCCCACATGGGCGAGCGCCGAGATAGGCATGTTCAGGTTGAAGTTGGCGCCACTCGCTCGCGCGGCTGCCGCGAAGGACTCCGTGGTGGCGACCGGATCCGCATAGCCGCTGCGCGGCTCATAGGCCGCCAGCCCCACGTCATCGACAAAAGCTGCAGGCTCGAGTCGTTTAAGTTCGCCGCGCTCGATTACTTCAGTCTCCACCCCGATCGACTTGAGCATCGCGACGTTGCGCCTGAGCTTGTCGGCATTTTTTTCGGCGACGATCAACGAGAAACCGGTGCGCACGAACCCACAACTTCCGCCCACCACATCTCCCCAGTTCTCGAAGTACCCTAGGCTCTTCCACGCTAACTCGGCTTCTGGCTTGAAGGTGTAATGCATCCTCACCAACGCGCCCGACCGCGCCGACATGCCCGCGCCGATTGCGCCCTTGTCGAAAACGCTCACCCGGGCCCCCGTTCGAGCCAGATGAAAAGCGATACTGCAGCCGACCACGCCGGCGCCAACCACTACGACATTTGCTGCGGATAGTTCTTCAGGCATCGCTTTAAGTTTCGCCCGGGACGGCTTTTTCGGGAGGGCGCGGTGCGCTAGGTTATAGCCTTCGCCGAGAAGTTTTCAGACTCACATGCGCATTTATCTTGATCATAACTCGGGTTCGACCCTGAGACCCGAAGCGATCGCCGCCCTCAATGCGCTGCTCTTGGAGGGTGAAGGTAACCCCGCCGCGGTTCATCGCGCCGGGCAGCGCGCCCGCCGCGCATTGGAACAAGCGCGCAGCGAGGTCGCGGATTTGGTGGCGGCGAGCCCATCGGAGATTATCTTCACAAGCGGCGGTACCGAATCAAACAATTTCGCCATTGCGGGTGCGCTGGGGACGCTCAGCAAGCGGCGCAAGGTGATTACCTCTGCGATCGAACACTCTTCCATTCTCGCGCCCTTGCTGAATCTCGATGATCGCGGCTTTGAGGTAGTGCGAATTGCGCCCGATCGTGAGGGACGGATTTCGCCCGAAGCTGTCGTTGCGGCGATCGACGAGACCACCGCACTGATTACCCTGGGACTTGTCAACGGCGAAGTCGGTACGATTCAGCACCTTGGCGAAATCGCGCGACGCGCGGCCAGCGCGGGCGCGATCTTCCATCTCGATGCAGCCCAGGCCGCGGGCCGGATTCCACTCGAGGTCGATGAGCTCGGCTGCGATCTGATGACTCTCAGCGCACACAAGCTTGGCGCTCCCGCAGGGAGCGGGGCGCTATTCATCCGGGACGATTGTCAGATCGCACCGATGATGCTGGGCGGTCCCCAGGAAGATGGTCGACGCGCGGGAACTCCGAATCTGCTGGGTGCCGTGGCGTTTGGCGCCGCAGCCCAGGCCGCGCTTCGCACGCTTGCTGTGGAGACCGCACGGCTCGGCGCGCTGACCGCCAGCCTCTCTTCGCTTCTCGCCGCGCAGATTCCCGGACTCGTGTGCAACGGACCGCTCACCGATCGCATTCCCAACACTCTGAACCTCACCTTTCCCGGGGTCCTGGGCGAGAGCATGCTCATCGCGCTGGACCTCGAAGGAGTCCAAGTCTCGATGGGCTCGGCGTGTGCCGCAGGCGCCGTCGAACCATCCCACGTGCTGCTCGCGATGGGTCGGAGCGCCGGCGAAGCGCGCAGCTCGCTGCGCCTCAGCCTCGGCTGGAACACAACCGCGCATGAGGTCACGCGCGCGGCCGGAATCATCATCCGTGTCTGGCATCGCGTTTCCGAGTCCGA is a window of Candidatus Binataceae bacterium DNA encoding:
- a CDS encoding FAD-binding oxidoreductase — encoded protein: MPEELSAANVVVVGAGVVGCSIAFHLARTGARVSVFDKGAIGAGMSARSGALVRMHYTFKPEAELAWKSLGYFENWGDVVGGSCGFVRTGFSLIVAEKNADKLRRNVAMLKSIGVETEVIERGELKRLEPAAFVDDVGLAAYEPRSGYADPVATTESFAAAARASGANFNLNMPISALAHVGGRCVGATDASGKTHEADFVCLAVGPWTDDLLLPFGTRIGIKPERAQIAFFSRAPALVHGICIDTITGSYLRPHGTDLTLVGLGALNPEEEASPDTFRETNDLSFIELARQRLAKRLPGLAEASYARGHAGIYDVSPDSRAVLGQVPGVTGLFVAAGFSGTGFKTSPAVGAAMAELILRAKSAVIDLSSFSFERLVSGELIHPADEYALGADFGHSL
- a CDS encoding cysteine desulfurase family protein; translated protein: MRIYLDHNSGSTLRPEAIAALNALLLEGEGNPAAVHRAGQRARRALEQARSEVADLVAASPSEIIFTSGGTESNNFAIAGALGTLSKRRKVITSAIEHSSILAPLLNLDDRGFEVVRIAPDREGRISPEAVVAAIDETTALITLGLVNGEVGTIQHLGEIARRAASAGAIFHLDAAQAAGRIPLEVDELGCDLMTLSAHKLGAPAGSGALFIRDDCQIAPMMLGGPQEDGRRAGTPNLLGAVAFGAAAQAALRTLAVETARLGALTASLSSLLAAQIPGLVCNGPLTDRIPNTLNLTFPGVLGESMLIALDLEGVQVSMGSACAAGAVEPSHVLLAMGRSAGEARSSLRLSLGWNTTAHEVTRAAGIIIRVWHRVSESEPVTAREALA